A window of Acidobacteriota bacterium genomic DNA:
ACATCGCATCGATCGTCAAGATTTCGCCGTTGTCAGAGATGGAGTCGCTGCTGGTGTTCTGGAAGCTCATGCATTCGGGCCAGATCACACTGGAGGACGCGAGCTGAGCTGCAATCCACCCAAAATGTCGGCCCTCCTCCGCACCTAGACAAATCAAATGCCCGATCCTCTGCCCATCGAAACACGAGTCACAGCAATGCGGCCCGACGGCACAACGGCAAGAAGGCCTAGCCGACCGGTCTCGGTCTCCGAGCGCGAGCCGTCGTACCGTGGATGGGTGGGCGGGGGAGGCCGTTCCGCCGTTACACCTGTGTTCGACTCCGGCTGACTCCCATCTCCGAAGGTCAACTGCGCGGGTTAGAATACGCGGATGGGACGGTTGATTGACCCCGCCAAGCGCGCTCGAGCTAAGGAGAAGCGCGCAGAACGAAAGCAGCGGATCCTCGAGGTTGCGCGTTCGACCTTATTGCGGCTGCCGTTTGTCGAGGTGACGCTGGATGGCATCGGCCACGCCGCGAACGTCGATCGGGGCGTGGCGTCGCTCTACTTTCGCAGCAAAGAGGAGCTCTTTCTGCGATTGTTGCGCGACGAGCTGGCGGGTTGGTACGCCGCAGTGGAAGCTGAGATCGAAGATCGCGAGGGCAGGCTGTCGAAATCGGATTTTGCCGCCGTGCTCGCGAAAAGCCTTTCCGAAAGACACGAGCTGACCCGCTTCCTGAGCCTCGAGTCGATCGTTCTCGAACAGAATCTCGATGCGATGGAGGTGTTTCGCGTGCAGCGTTGGCGGCGCGATCGGATGGCTGAATTGGACAAGCTTTTGGAACGGAAGGTCGACGGGATCAGGCCCGGGGAGGGCTTTCGGATGCTCCATCTGGCGCAGCTGCTCACCGCCGCCCTGATTCCGGCGGCGGACCCCAAAGGTGCGGCTGCCTACGAAATCGGGGACCCGGACTTCGCCGGATTCAGGGTCGAATTCGAACCCGAGATGCGACGCATTCTTGGTGCGATCCTCGAAGCGGGCCCCGGGAGCTGAGTTCTACTGGTCAAAGACCTTTTCCGGCGCCGAAGGACCGGTCGGCCGAGATTGTTGCCTTGACACGGGATTTCACTGTGGTTATGATCCCTCGGCCCGTGTGAGTGGAGGAAACAATGGCAGGCAAAGGACATCGCGTAACGGTCAAGCTCAAGAGCACCGAGAGCCCGTACATGTACCACGTCAAGAAGAACAAGCAGAACACGACCGAACGGCTCGAGCTCAAGAAGTACGATCCGGTCGTGCGCAAGCACGTCGTTTTCAAGGAAACCCGCTAACCCGCCTTACCGGAGGGTGCCAGGGCACCGTTTTCGGTGCTCTTTCGAGGCCCGGTTACCCGCAAGGGTCACCGGGCTTTGTCGTTCCTGACCGATTCGTCTGGACTGTTCGACCTGCCACCCCGAGATCCACGACTGCATCCTCGATTCGGAGGCTCGGCCGAATCACCATTCGCGGGACGATTTATTGCATACGAGGGTCCATCTCAAGATTTGAGACTTCGGATGATACACTCCGCGCGAATCCCGGGAGGTTCTGATCGTGAGCCGAAAGAGCAAACTGGAATCGTCAATATCGCGTCGCCATTTCCTGATCACCGGCGGGGCCGTCGCCGCGGCCAGTGGTTTGCCGGGAGTCGCCGCAGCGCAGGAGGAGGAAAAGCCGAAGATCAAGCGGTACCGGACCCTG
This region includes:
- a CDS encoding TetR family transcriptional regulator; its protein translation is MGRLIDPAKRARAKEKRAERKQRILEVARSTLLRLPFVEVTLDGIGHAANVDRGVASLYFRSKEELFLRLLRDELAGWYAAVEAEIEDREGRLSKSDFAAVLAKSLSERHELTRFLSLESIVLEQNLDAMEVFRVQRWRRDRMAELDKLLERKVDGIRPGEGFRMLHLAQLLTAALIPAADPKGAAAYEIGDPDFAGFRVEFEPEMRRILGAILEAGPGS
- the rpmG gene encoding 50S ribosomal protein L33; the protein is MAGKGHRVTVKLKSTESPYMYHVKKNKQNTTERLELKKYDPVVRKHVVFKETR